The genomic DNA GAGCACGCAGCTGAAGGAGAGTCGTGTGTTGCAGAAGTTGCTACAGGAGGGATAATAACCGAAGTCTGAAATGCGTGGGCCTGACGATTCTGGGGGCGAATACGacattctttgataatgtgacccttcttcttgcaataagaacaaaacttcTTAGGGCAAGTGGCAGCAATATGCCCATATTCCTTGCAGCAAAAACACTGCAAGTTTTTAGAATGCATAGGTGGTCCGCGGCCTTGGGCAGCATAAGCTACAGTTGTCGTCCCGGAACTGCCATGAGATTGCTCCAAAATAGCTTGAGTACTAAGGCGTTGCTCTTcgcgaagtaactcaccaaaacaaatatcaagagaggGAACAGGAGATCTATTCAGTAAAGAGGAGCGGACAGATTCATATTCCGGACgtagtttcataagaaactgATCACGCCGGGTAGTCGCGTGAATAGTCTGAATAGTTGAAAGAGCAGCAATAGGAACATCCGCTGTAAAAATCAGCATATTCATGCCAAAGAGTCAGAAATGCTGAGTAGTAGTCCTGGATGGAAAGACTACCATGTTGAAACGTGGCAATCGCATGTTCTAATTGAAAGCGACGAGCATCGTTATCCTGATGataaactttcttcaaataagCCCACATAGATTGAGCAGAGCGATGGGGCCGCAAGTGGGTGACAATATGAGGCTCCACTGAACCAAGAAGCCAAGACATGATGCGTGCATCAAGCACAGCCCATGAAGGAGAAGACCCAACATCCTGAGATTTGTCAAAAGTTGATGGTTTTTCAACATCCGTGCCATCAATATGACCCCAAAGGTCTTTTCCcttgagaaaaagttcaaattgaAATGCCCAGGTAGAATAATTTATGCCTGTAAACTTAACACACAGAGGTGcggaatccatagaaaataaatagacttgaccgaaaaaaaatagaacccgAGACAAAAGGATGGACCAAAAAAAATCCCAGAAGAAAACTGAACAACCACAGAAATACTGAGAAAAATGGTTGTGGTTGGGTGCAGCACGGATCAACACAGACTTGACCGAAAGATACGAGAGGCACCTCCGAAACCGAAAAGACagaaaagaatttgagggaagaaaaattagcaaccttgctctgataccatgtcaaaatattgtgtgaatgaccgaataccttggccttgagttttgtatattatatatagactttacaaggatgctttacatggaaagcaaataaaaaacaaataaattacagcatgattctagccctatacatgtaaactataatctatcaaataatatatgctaactgtacagaataatcaatggagaaataaggaaacattgtgggctaaaataaggaaagaagggtggactaaattaaggaaggtgtggacagcaagtgtgggctaaaatatggaaggtgtggagggctaaaataaggaaggtgtgaagggctaaaataaggaagatgtggacagcaagtgtgggctaaaatatggaaggtgtggagggctaaaataaggaaggtgtggacagcaagGCTGTCCTTTGACATATTCTTGcgtggtttcctatcaaaaaaatggaCTCTTCCTTTAAATGACAAAGGAAACATCTGTTTACCAAAAACCACCCTCTTCTCTTTAAATGATCCAAGGTTAAAATCTTTGCccaagtagcctcccaagcaaaaaagtcCACCTCCAGCAGCACCCAAGAGTTCCAAATTACACCTGCCGGAAAAGAAATTGTACATCCCAGCTCCGAATCCAAGTAGAGGGCTTTAATAGAGAACTTACCATTTTTCAACCTTGTCCAAATCACATCATCTTCCACTTCCCTCCACACTCTCCTCCTTTCAAACTTGTAAGGAAGTGCTCCACAATATCCCTAACACAAGACTATTCTGCTCCCAGTTCTAATGTTCTGCTTATTAAGAACCGTCTACTCAACTTGCCATCTTAGCTGGAAATTTTCCAGAAATATCTCTTACATCCCTATCAGAGCAGAATGAGTTACATAAAAGCACATACTTGATTTTCCTTAGTGCCATTTGTACCCTTGTTGCttcattctttgttttattgattttcaaattgcaTGTATAACATTCTACATCATAATTGTTGAAATTGACTTATTATTTGCTTGAAATGATGGGAACTAGACAAAAGGAGTAACTGAAAATTGAAAAGGAGTTCAATGTGTTTCGCTATCCCAAGTGAGGCAATCATGGAGTCAGTGAGATTTAACACTAACCTCAAGAATACTGTCTAAGATTGCTGATGTCTTGAGGATGGTTGTTTTTACCTGtggggatatatatatatatgaactggGGACATACTATCAAACGTTCAAGAATGTTCCAAAACCAAATTGGATTCATCTTGGGACAACTGTTGAGAGGTTTGATTGGATAGAGTGGATTCAGAAAATATCATCTAAAGCTTAGAAGCAAGAACACTGATTCAGATGTTGATGTTCTCTGTGGATCCAAAATGCTTTCTAATTTGCTAGTGTCACAGGAATATTTAGAATtccacttttttatttctttcagcCAGAAGGCCTAGACACACCACAAGAAGGCCCTATACTCCCTAAGAATTAATCTCAAGCCTGGAGGAGGGGTTTGTCTAGGGAGCTGGATGTGCTTGATCTCAAAATCTATGATTGAATGATGATCAGCCCTAGGCAATCTTGAAGGACCAGAGCTAGACTAAGCTCCATTGGAGTTTTGCTGACCAAGTTTCAGCATTGATTGGAGTCTAATTCCTCTATCATCCTTTGGGGCCTTTATCCCATGCTAGTTTTTAGGCTCAGGTGATTGACCCTTAATTCAGTCAACAGAAGATCAAGATGAGGAATATTATGGGAAATAAATAACAAAGCAGAGTGAACATACACAATATCCAAtataagaaccaaaaaaaaaaaattgtcaatatcCGATATaagaaccaaataaaaaattgtcagTGTCCAGTATAAGTaccaaaaaaattgtatttacaGTGTCCAGAAAACACTACAAAACCCCAAATAATCATGcaatataaaaaccaaaagaaaaccaGACTTGGGAACAAATGGAGAAGAAACTGGAACACATTGTTTGAGTTTTCTACCCTCAGTTCTTTATAAATAAGACCAAGAACTAGAGAGATCAGTAGCTAAGATGCATGATGTCTAATAAAGCACAACACACGAGTTAATATCAAAGACAGTATTTAAGCACATATACACCAGTGCACTAATGCGAAAGAATGCCAAGTGAAGCCATGTGGGTTAGGGAATTTATACTGGAGAGATTCTGCTATTATCATTTCATGAGCCGCCAAGGGGAGGAGAAGGCCTTGgaagtatgaaaaatatatgaccCGGATTGTTTCCTTGTCTGGTATATTCCTTTTTAAGGATTGTCAACTTGTCCAAAAACTTAGCTTGTTGCTTTGTGTGGAGTCCCATATCAACAAACCAGGAAGCTGATGCCTTGGCTAAAAGGGCGCTTCCTCACTGGTTGAGTTTGCAGGGGATTGTTTTCCCGAATGAGTTTGGTTGTGGTCTTCGGTGATCACTTATGGGTTGCTTGTTGGTTGGTAGGCCTTCTTTGCTATCTTGTCAGCTTGTTTGTGGTATTTAGTTtgtcttttgtttcttttttgcttctttttgttGACTTTGGTCATTCCCCGCACTTTTCTTCtgctaataaaatatatttagcgaaaatttgaaatataattgaaatttttaagcATGCTCAAATGCATTAATGAAGCATGAGATGGCCTTGACATGAGATAGCCTCAGCATGTAGTGAATTAGCCTGCTCAAATGCTATATCAAAACACCAGGCAAATCACACAATATTTAGAGTATTTAGAACTTATATTCAGTATTTAAACTGTTTACAAACTTGTATTTGCCTTGATTATCTTGCAGATGTCCACAAATTTGAAGGCTCAAATTTTGGCTTCACAAGTAAGTTTAATGCTCTATGCTTGATCATTATGCATaaactttggattaaaatattctaaattaatGTGCTTAACATAAGTCTAAACCCAAAATCTTTGTTTCAAACATATTAGTCAATATAATAAGTGAAAACTGAGCAAGAAATCTTTGAGcattatgaataatattatggAGATGGTAAACAGAAAAGAGTTTAGCCCATTTTCTAATTAGATCTGCAAGTATTGCATTACCAAACAGTGTCATGGAGTTGAGCTGAGCCCGCTTGAGATAAAAGTGGATTTTTAGccatgtttggttcccataaaatttgagagaaaatacaaaggaaagaaaatagagaggataagtagaaggaaaaaaaaaagtgaaggaaaataaaataaaaaaataggtttaaattcaataaattatttttatatgcttctttaaactcattttacttatttctctccattaattcaaaattaaataattttaaaatccataaatttctaaccaattttaattatattttattttcttttgtatttttttatagtgaaactaaatataagtaaaccatttttttttttccttagtattttctgggaaccaaaaaTAGCCTTAGAGAACTAGGAAAGTATAAAGATGGTACTTTTAACTTTTCTACTTCTAAAGCAATCCACAAGTTAGCTCAATCATATGCAGTCTTGAACTTGACCACGATCACTCTTTCAGAAATTTCCTCCTTTTTGCCTCTTTTAAGAAGTTCTAAGTATGAATTTGAGAATTTCTCTTGGAGCctgattaattttttaagcgTTAAGTAATCATCtgattaaatatttgaaaacatgtcaATGTTTGTAGTGATGACCCTCATTTTGTTTCTCACTATGCAGCCTGTAGATCAAAGGCAACTTCTTTCCATGTGCTTTGACAAACTTATGACGGACATAAATCAAAGTTTGGACTCAAAAAACAGGGACAAGTTCACCCAGAATCTGACCAGATTCAAGAACGAATTCCGCAACAAATAAATTGTGACACCCTTCACGCAGCAGCAACAATTTTATGCCAGTAGAAGGAATTCATTTGTTTGTCCCCTTAATCTCTGAGCCAAAAACAAAACTGAAAAAAGGGAGGGGCAGAACAGGAAACCAATTTCCTATGTTGTGAAAATGTGTTGCAAATTCCTTGATTTCTTTGTACAGGAAGTGATTTATGTGTAGTTTTCTTGGGTTATCATAAATCATACTGGGGAACTGGaggaaaagatagaaaatacGGAGTGACTGCTAGGCTTGTATGGGTTCACCAAGGTGGGATTAGAagattgtagttttttttttttttttccattcttttttaggagaaaagaaaaagaaaaaagaaaaattatgatttgtaattttcttttttacaaaGATAGGTGGTGGAAACTTAATTTGCTAAATTAGGTAATATATGCATATTTTTCCTCCGCTGAGTTCATGTTCTTGCTGGATTATTGTAGGGTACATTCTCTGATCTCTTGAAAGTTTTAATCCCAAAAAGAACACTTAAAACTTTACAACTATCAGCTGGATAGAAGTCAGAAGGTCTTTTAGCCTTTTTAGGTTTCAAAACATTATTGCCCAATAGTGGCAAACTATAAGCTTCAGGGCTCAATTCAATTACTATAATAACAAATCTGATCAAGTCAGATTTTCTCAGCTTGCTGGAAACCGCTTATACAAGGCATTTTTTCAGTGAGCTATACGGACTATAAGCAGCCTGTTCCCAAATGTTAACCATGAGCTACAATGTCCCAGCCTTACTTTAGAGGGCATTTACTTCGAATATTTAGTTTGGGGAATAGACACCGGGTAATGTTTTTGTTTAAGCGTATCACCATTATCCGCTTTCTTGTTTCTACCATTCTAACAATTTACATAATGACAAAATTTGGGTCCCAAGCATCTCGTGGTAGGAGTGTCCCTCAGATATCTATGTTAATCGAACATGAACTGACTGACCAAAATGTGAATATAAACAATGGCTTATAAGAGGATTGCATACATTTCTTTTGCTTCACTTCTATAACCTAACATACTAAACCGGTAAAGGTAATTGTGTGAATCTCTCTCACTGCTGATCCTCAGCATCTGAGAGTAGCCAAGAAAGGTACTCAGGCCCTTGACACAAAATAGAATCTGATTGACTTGGTGGAGTCACCCTCTTCCGCAGCAGTGCTTCTATAGGTGGGGACTTCCTCTTCCTGCCACCCCTTGGCCTCAGCCTGAATTGCTCATCCAACTCCTCAAAATCCCCCTGAACCAATGTAATTAAGAAATCACTTGTTTTTCCCACGGTGGTTTAAACTTTAAAGAGCTTCACCAAATAGAAGCACAAATTCTTTCTCTACAGTGAATTAGAAAGAAGGTAAAACAAAACTTACATGGGTATAAACGTGGCATCCAGTTTTCTCGTGGTTATCTCTCACATGCTTGAATGGGAATCTCATGCCACAACCCGGAATACCACAGACAAATGGTCTGAGCTTAAGATGCACAGCCTTCACATGTTGATCAAGATTTGATTTCTAATGAtataaattcaaacaaaaaatgtcattaaaagttattaaaaaaaatgaagtaaaaaacaAATCTATTGCAACACCGCCTGAATCTTACAGTTGAAAACGTGTGAAGACAACCCTTAAAGTGACATTTGACTCTCTCAGAGGAACATACTGACTCATGTGTCCTGAGGTGCCTCTTGATGTTCTTCTTCAGCTGCTTGGTGCCACATATCTCACAGATAATGTGTTGGTGGCAGGATTGGAGATGAGCCTTGAGGCATTGTTCATTAGTGAAGTGTTTCAAACATCCTGGTTCTAAACAGACTGCCTCCACTGAGTCCAGCTTAGCTGCAATGGGAAGAGCATTCATAAGAGTTAGCAAACAGAAATTGATAAAATTCCACGGGGCAGATATGTCtcgaaattttaaagaaaaatgcaacTCAGACTAAAAGGAAATTGATAGATAAAAGAAACTTGCCATGAGAATCCTCATGCTTCTGCAACTTTGAAGCAAATTTGAACACCTTTCCACACCCAAGTTCAGGGCATACATATTGTTTGGAACCAACATCATTAGGGGGAGACTCCTCATCATGAAATTCCTTAATGTGCCTTTTCATGTTGCCTTGGAAAGCAAATCTACGTTTGCAATTCTCAACAGGGCATGTGAAGAGTTTCCCTTGGTGCTGAAGAAGGTGGCGGGTCAAGTGGTCTTTTCTTCTATAGCTAGACTGGCAGTCATCTACTGGACAAGTAAATGGCCTCTGAAACaaaatagcaatttttttttaatatatgtatacaaAGTATATAATTTAGAATTTCAAAGAAACCTAAtcttaattttgataaataaccGAACAGGGTTTGCAAACCTCAAAACAAGTAGTGCGTGATTGAGGCCGCTTGATGGAGCTTCTCAGGAGGTCCCCCACCTGATACTAGTCCATTCAAGGTAGAAAATGCAGCCTCGCGCATTTTGGAGTTCTTTCTGTGGGATCCAATGCTTCACACTATAACATCCATGGGTATCTCATCACCCAAAAAATTTAGAGCCTGCAAGATTATTTTACTTCAGTTTGATGCAAATACTGAAAGAAAATTAGTAATGTGCGGCAGATATCGAATGCAAAACTTGCATTGCATGCTACACCCATCAGCCATAAGGAACAACCATGATGAATTAGCGGTTGAACCAGTTACAACATACAGTTATAAAAAGAGTTCCAAAAAGGGTGCAACTCACAAACAAGGAgtacttattttcttttttcttggttcTTTATACAAAAGAGGGATATCTTGGCTGAGGGACCAACATATATAATTCCCTCATAGAATCCAACTACACAGGCATCAGTAGCAAATTCCGAAACATatacaaaggaaaatgaagaaaaaagaacattGATGATTGAGAGTAACAAACAAATACCTCAAGAGAATGACTTTGCATGTGTTGCTTCAAGTAAGCTGGTTTTTTGAAACTTGCACCACATTCTCCACACGCATTGGACTTCTCTCCCTCCTTTTCCTCATTGTTATGAACTTTTTGCCCTTCCATCTCCTCCTAAACGGTGTTAAGAAATTAAAGGTGAATCCAGATCTCTTGCAGATCAACTTCCGGGGCAAATTTTTGCCACAAATTTAAACTTTCCGCTAAATTTTTTGCAGAAGCAAGCAGTTTTGATATTCATTATCAACTTTAGGAAATACAGCAAACATTCAGGCAAAAGAATACATCTCTCCGTCGTGAAATTTAGACCCTATATTTGTGAAAATAGTTTAGATCTGTTTGGCTCCTAAGACAATTGTGGGAAAAAGGGAACTACACATTAATCATTTAAACCAAACACTAATCGAGGAAGCCATTGATCCATCCAAACATGCTTTAGACATCAAAATAacagaaaatattcaaaatttaactcttttttcttcttttatcaaAATCTCCATAACCATATCCGAGTCTTCACCCTAAAAATATAGTTGAGAAAAAGAGATAAACCTTGTGATGGGAGAGCATGTGTGCCCTAATAAGAGCCTTCTTGGACCTGCAAAGTCCACAGTAATCACAGAAGTAACGCCTTACGTCCCTGAATATCGGctctttttctcctctttccCCCATTTTCTGGGATTTCCCAGCAAGACAGAAAATTTTCGCGGGATTTTGTGAGAGATAAGAGAGATAGAAGCATGTATAAGAGGAGCGGCGCAGCGGGGTTGGACGTCTTCTAGGGTTTCCAGGGGTAGAACCGTAAATTGAGAActacttttatttgaattaagaTAATATCCATATCCATCGATCATCATCACATTCCCGTTATTTCCATTTAGCAAATATGAAATACCCAATAGCCCAAAACCCGTGACCCAATAGCCCAAAACCCGTTACCCGTTACCCGCTATCCGTTTCTTCCTCACCCGTTTTCCGTTCCTTCTCTTGTCCCTTAAAACCCATTTCTCATTGGATTCTCTGCAACTGAGTGAAGTAAAACAAATCCACCGTTCCATTTCTAAATCCCCGGTCTTTGCTCTATATGATGTCTTCAAAAACAGACGGCGCTGGAGAACCATAGATGTGGCatttcttctctgattctcGCCTGAGACCGCCAAGTAATCTGAATTCGGATATCGGTATCGTGACGGGCTTGGCCGACGAGGATACGACTCGGATGCTTCGATGGATTGACCCATCATCTTCAAAACACGGGTTCACTGACCACAAGTGAGAGAGCGCCGTGGGCAGGGGAGGAGGCGAAACGTCTTATCGCCCGCCTTGAAGAACGTTTAGCCAATGCCCTTTCTGACTTTGAATTTACTTGTATGTATTTGTACAGCATACGTGAACCCTAAAATtactatattttcaaaataatttcacttTTCGATCTGTTTTGAAGAAATTCAAAGCCCATATACCCAAATCCTCAGAAAAATGAGGGCTCTGCAAATGAAGGCTCCAACGTCACAGCCATTCCCATTTGGGCCATTCAACTCAGCCATACAGAGAAGATGGAAGAAGCCAGCAGATACAGCGCAGACTCGCTTGGAGAACAGAACCAGAGACTCCCAACTCGACAAGCTCACAGCCAACCTCAAGAGACTCGCCACTGTGCTCCAGCTCCAACACCTCATCTCCAAACGAAGAGGCCCACATGTGTCCGTGCAGATCATGTCTCGGTGGAAGAACATTGTGGGACTCAACGTGGACATGGGTCAGTTACTTCGGAAATACCCTCATATCTTTGAGGTTTTCACGCATCCGGTGAAGAGGAACCAGTGCTGTAGGGTTTCCAGGCGGATGGAGGATTTGATGTTGCAGGAAGAGGCTGCTGTTAAGGAATGCGAATTGGAGGCGGTGAGGCGGCTGAAGAAGCTTCTGATGATGTCAGTGAGTGGTACTCTTCGTGTTCATGCTTTATGGTTGATTAGAAGGGAACTAGGTTTGCCTGAAAGCTTTAGGGATTCTATTCTCGCCAAGTATTATGATGATTTCAAGCTAGTAGATTTAGAGACCGTGGAGTTGGTGCGCAGAGATGAGGATTTGGGGGTTGCCCAGGTTGAGATTTGGAGGGAGAGAGAGTATAGAGAGAAATGGTTGAGTGAATTTGAGACCAAATATGCATTTCCGATAAATCTCCCAACTGGGTTTAAGATTGAGAGTGGGTTTAGGGAGAAATTAAAGAACTGGCAAAGGCTTCAGTATCTGAAGCCCTATGAGAGGAAGGAAGTTGTTCGGGTTCGGACTTGTGGAGGGATTGAGCGGTTTGAGAAGCGGGCAGTTGGGATTCTTCATGAGCTTCTGAGCTTAACTACAGAGAAGATGGTTGAGGTTGAACGATTGTCTCACTTCCGGAGGGACTTTTGCATGGAAGTAAATGTGCGTGAACTCCTTCTGAAGCATCCCGGGATTTTCTATATATCTACCAGAGGAAACACGCAAATGGTTTTTCTCAGAGAAGCTTATAGGAGAGGGTGCTTGACTGAACCAAACCCAGTTTATGTAGTTAGGAGGAAAATGCTGGACCTTCTTTTGTTAGGACGGAGACATAGTAGAGAGCTTCACATTGAGAGCAAGGAGGAGAGTGACAATGTGGTAGGTGATGAGGATGTGGGAGTTCCAAGAGATGGAGACTGGGTCATTCCAATTCTGGACAACTTTGATGATAATCTCTGTGAGATTAGTGATTCATCTGTTGAAGAACTCAGTGACTACTCTGAGAATAAAATCAGTAGAAATGAACACAAATTTGAAGGATGAGACTTAAGATATATCCACGTCTTCTTGTTTCTTCTCTTCAATGACTTTGTCTAGTATGAGGTCCTATCCTGCATGA from Vitis riparia cultivar Riparia Gloire de Montpellier isolate 1030 chromosome 8, EGFV_Vit.rip_1.0, whole genome shotgun sequence includes the following:
- the LOC117919626 gene encoding transcription factor IIIA → MGERGEKEPIFRDVRRYFCDYCGLCRSKKALIRAHMLSHHKEEMEGQKVHNNEEKEGEKSNACGECGASFKKPAYLKQHMQSHSLERPFTCPVDDCQSSYRRKDHLTRHLLQHQGKLFTCPVENCKRRFAFQGNMKRHIKEFHDEESPPNDVGSKQYVCPELGCGKVFKFASKLQKHEDSHAKLDSVEAVCLEPGCLKHFTNEQCLKAHLQSCHQHIICEICGTKQLKKNIKRHLRTHESVCSSERVKCHFKGCLHTFSTKSNLDQHVKAVHLKLRPFVCGIPGCGMRFPFKHVRDNHEKTGCHVYTHGDFEELDEQFRLRPRGGRKRKSPPIEALLRKRVTPPSQSDSILCQGPEYLSWLLSDAEDQQ
- the LOC117919625 gene encoding protein ROOT PRIMORDIUM DEFECTIVE 1, with the translated sequence MRALQMKAPTSQPFPFGPFNSAIQRRWKKPADTAQTRLENRTRDSQLDKLTANLKRLATVLQLQHLISKRRGPHVSVQIMSRWKNIVGLNVDMGQLLRKYPHIFEVFTHPVKRNQCCRVSRRMEDLMLQEEAAVKECELEAVRRLKKLLMMSVSGTLRVHALWLIRRELGLPESFRDSILAKYYDDFKLVDLETVELVRRDEDLGVAQVEIWREREYREKWLSEFETKYAFPINLPTGFKIESGFREKLKNWQRLQYLKPYERKEVVRVRTCGGIERFEKRAVGILHELLSLTTEKMVEVERLSHFRRDFCMEVNVRELLLKHPGIFYISTRGNTQMVFLREAYRRGCLTEPNPVYVVRRKMLDLLLLGRRHSRELHIESKEESDNVVGDEDVGVPRDGDWVIPILDNFDDNLCEISDSSVEELSDYSENKISRNEHKFEG